One stretch of Anolis carolinensis isolate JA03-04 chromosome 3, rAnoCar3.1.pri, whole genome shotgun sequence DNA includes these proteins:
- the LOC134297517 gene encoding uncharacterized protein LOC134297517, producing the protein MAALHDVARRLLLEAKATQKTQADRHRQAGEELEEGDLVWLSSKHIKQAGGKFAPRYLGPFPIVKKISSVAFRLRLPSSLKVHPVFHRSLLKLDTSSRRGAIAEGITATSPPSGEEAFVRGDSVMIEPHGSVTDRRGRKTPRESDTLEERERKRLRDIFAAPSDEESFEGFTERMEEGLVSSEEDEMDWTRVREELGATGHDGIEDEWGPSGLDPWYSWRNGTGSTAGDAVGRSQRCSSSDEESDEETPGLRRTADSDEDL; encoded by the coding sequence atggctgcattgcatgatgttgcccgtcgcttactgttggaagctaaggcaacgcaaaagactcaggctgaccgccacaggcaggcaggggaggagttggaagaaggggatttggtgtggttatcttccaaacatattaaacaggctgggggaaagtttgcgcctcggtatttgggtccctttcctatcgttaaaaagatttcttccgttgcgtttcgtttgcgtttaccgtctagtttaaaggtccatccagtctttcatcgttcgctgttgaaactcgatacctccagtcgtcgtggtgctatagcggagggtatcactgccacttctccgccatcgggggaggaggcctttgtgagaggggatagtgttatgattgagcctcatggctctgttactgacagacgtgggcgtaagactcctcgagagtcagatactctcgaggagcgagaaagaaaaagactgcgagacatttttgcagcaccatctgacgaagagtcttttgaggggtttacggagagaatggaggaggggctggttagctcagaggaggatgagatggattggactcgggtgagggaggaattgggtgccactggtcatgatgggatagaagatgaatggggaccttcaggattagacccatggtatagctggaggaatgggacgggatccacagctggagatgctgtggggcgtagtcagaggtgttccagctctgatgaggaaagtgatgaggaaacgcccgggttaaggaggacagctgacagtgatgaggatttgtaa